One Paraburkholderia caffeinilytica DNA segment encodes these proteins:
- a CDS encoding SDR family NAD(P)-dependent oxidoreductase codes for MSESRLLDGKVAVISGGASPRGIGMATARMFAAHGARIAIFDLDENAAVEAAASIGPGHRGYACNVTDRGACQAAVERTVADFGSIDILINNAGITQAVKLLEIDPESWDRILDVNLRGVLYLSQAVVPQMKKQKSGSIGCMSSVSAQRGGGILGGPHYSAAKAGVLGLAKAMARELGNDGIRVNCVTPGLIQTDINAGKISDDKRGEILAGIPLNRLGVPDDVAGAFLFLASNLSSYITGAVIDVNGGMLIHG; via the coding sequence ATGTCAGAGTCACGTCTGCTCGACGGCAAGGTCGCCGTCATTTCCGGTGGCGCGTCGCCGCGCGGCATCGGCATGGCGACCGCCCGCATGTTCGCCGCGCACGGCGCACGCATCGCCATCTTCGATCTCGACGAAAACGCCGCGGTCGAAGCCGCCGCGTCGATCGGACCCGGGCATCGCGGCTATGCCTGCAATGTGACCGACCGCGGCGCTTGCCAGGCGGCGGTCGAACGCACCGTCGCCGATTTCGGATCGATCGATATCCTGATTAACAACGCCGGCATTACCCAGGCGGTCAAGCTGCTCGAGATCGATCCGGAAAGCTGGGACCGTATCCTCGACGTCAATTTGCGCGGCGTGTTGTACCTGTCGCAAGCGGTCGTCCCGCAGATGAAGAAGCAGAAGAGCGGTTCGATCGGCTGCATGTCGTCGGTCTCGGCGCAGCGCGGCGGCGGCATTCTCGGCGGCCCGCATTACTCGGCGGCGAAGGCGGGCGTGCTGGGTCTCGCCAAGGCGATGGCGCGCGAACTCGGCAACGACGGCATCCGTGTGAACTGCGTGACGCCGGGTCTGATTCAGACCGACATCAACGCGGGCAAGATCAGCGACGACAAGCGCGGTGAAATTCTCGCCGGCATTCCCCTCAACCGCCTGGGCGTACCCGACGATGTGGCCGGCGCCTTCCTGTTCCTCGCGTCGAACCTGTCGTCGTATATTACCGGCGCGGTGATCGACGTGAACGGCGGCATGCTGATTCACGGCTAA
- a CDS encoding TRAP transporter substrate-binding protein: protein MTTRSNAPQGISRRTFLKAGAAVSAAAPLWSISRSAMAAPEFSYKLATGQDPTHPVNVRAQEAINRIREATKGRLDIKLFPQNQLGSDTDLLSQVRNGGVEFFNQASSILATLTPAAGIVNTGFAFKDYDAVWKAMDGDLGNYIRAQIGKSGLVSVSKVWDNGFRQISSSTRALRAPADLKGFKIRVPQAPMLTSLFKALDAGPAPINFNELYSALQTGVVEGQENPLPIIATAKLYEVQKYISLTSHVWDGYWILGNRAAWERLPADIRAIVTREFETAAMLQRADIARLSLSLRDDLKSKGITFIDVDRAAFRDALAKTSFYHDWKAKYGDEAWGLLEKSVGRLG from the coding sequence ATGACAACCCGTTCTAACGCGCCGCAAGGCATCAGCCGCCGCACTTTTCTGAAGGCCGGCGCGGCCGTCTCCGCCGCCGCGCCGTTATGGAGCATCTCGCGAAGCGCGATGGCGGCCCCCGAGTTTTCATACAAGCTGGCGACCGGCCAGGACCCGACGCATCCGGTCAACGTGCGCGCCCAGGAAGCGATCAATCGCATTCGCGAAGCGACCAAGGGCCGCCTCGACATCAAACTCTTTCCACAGAATCAGCTGGGCTCCGACACCGATCTGCTGTCGCAGGTGCGCAATGGCGGCGTCGAGTTCTTCAACCAGGCCTCGTCGATTCTGGCCACGCTGACGCCCGCCGCGGGCATCGTCAACACCGGCTTCGCGTTCAAGGACTACGACGCGGTCTGGAAGGCGATGGACGGCGATCTGGGCAACTACATCCGCGCGCAGATCGGCAAGTCGGGCCTCGTGTCGGTGAGCAAGGTGTGGGACAACGGCTTCCGGCAGATCAGTTCGTCGACCCGGGCGTTGCGCGCGCCGGCCGATCTGAAAGGCTTCAAGATTCGCGTGCCGCAAGCGCCGATGCTCACCTCGCTGTTCAAGGCGCTCGACGCCGGTCCCGCGCCGATCAATTTCAACGAGCTGTATTCGGCGCTGCAAACCGGCGTGGTGGAAGGTCAGGAAAATCCGCTGCCGATCATCGCGACGGCCAAGCTCTACGAAGTGCAGAAGTACATCAGCCTCACGTCGCATGTGTGGGACGGTTACTGGATTCTCGGCAATCGCGCCGCATGGGAGCGCCTGCCTGCCGACATCCGCGCGATCGTCACGCGTGAATTCGAAACCGCCGCGATGCTGCAGCGCGCGGATATCGCCAGGCTCAGCCTGTCATTGCGCGACGATCTGAAATCGAAGGGCATCACGTTTATCGACGTCGACCGCGCGGCTTTCCGTGACGCCTTGGCCAAGACGAGCTTCTATCACGACTGGAAAGCCAAGTACGGCGACGAGGCGTGGGGGCTGCTGGAGAAGTCCGTCGGAAGACTGGGGTAA
- a CDS encoding TRAP transporter large permease subunit — MISISYSHERQHRFACALDSALGHLVEIPAALLVLAEIVVLLAGVTSRYLLHAPLVWSDELASMLFLWLAMLGAVIALRRGEHMRMTALVGMAPPGVRVFLDVVAIAAPVAFLAMVIGPAISFAQDESFITTPALELSNSWRAAALPVGSALMLLVAVVRLARMSNWRLTLAAIATVAALVGLFMALGPLLHDLGNINLLIFFVGLVALGVLSGVPIAFSFGLATFGYLALTTNTPMPVVVGRMDEGMSHLILLSVPLFVFLGQLIEMTGMAAAMIAFLASLLGHVRGGLSYVLVGAMYLVSGISGSKAADMAAVAPVLFPEMKARGAKPGDLVALLAATGAQTETIPPSLVLITLGSVTGVSISALFTGGMLPGIVLAITLCIVVQWRYRREDMSGVKRATGVEILRKFVIAFPAIALPFVIRAAVVEGIATATEVSTIGIAYAVLAGLLIYRRFEWKRLKPMLIDTATLSGAILLIIGAATSMAWALTQSGFSGQLAQTLGGLPGGAAMFMAASICVFVILGSVLEGIPAIVLFGPLMFPIARQMGIHDVHYAMVVILSMGVGLFAPPFGVGYYSACAVSRIHPDEGMKPILGYIAALMAGLIIVAAVPWISTGFLH; from the coding sequence ATGATCTCGATCTCCTATTCGCACGAGCGGCAGCATCGGTTCGCCTGTGCGCTCGACTCCGCCCTCGGCCATCTGGTGGAGATTCCCGCCGCCTTGCTGGTGCTCGCGGAAATCGTGGTGTTGCTGGCCGGCGTGACGAGCCGCTACCTGCTGCACGCGCCGCTCGTGTGGTCCGACGAACTCGCCTCCATGCTGTTCCTGTGGCTCGCGATGCTCGGCGCCGTGATCGCCTTGCGACGCGGCGAGCATATGCGGATGACGGCGCTGGTCGGCATGGCGCCGCCGGGCGTGCGGGTCTTTCTCGACGTGGTCGCGATCGCCGCGCCGGTCGCGTTCCTCGCGATGGTGATCGGCCCGGCGATCAGCTTCGCGCAGGACGAGTCGTTCATCACCACGCCGGCACTCGAGTTGTCGAACTCGTGGCGCGCGGCCGCGTTGCCGGTCGGTTCGGCGCTGATGCTGCTGGTCGCCGTGGTGCGGCTCGCCCGCATGAGCAACTGGCGCCTGACGCTGGCTGCGATCGCAACGGTCGCTGCGCTGGTCGGCCTCTTCATGGCGCTTGGACCGCTGCTTCACGATCTCGGCAATATCAACCTGCTGATCTTCTTTGTCGGCCTGGTCGCGCTCGGTGTGCTGAGCGGCGTGCCGATTGCCTTCTCGTTTGGCCTCGCCACCTTCGGCTACCTCGCGCTGACCACGAATACGCCGATGCCGGTGGTGGTCGGCCGGATGGACGAGGGCATGTCGCATCTGATCCTGCTCTCGGTGCCGCTCTTCGTGTTTCTCGGCCAGTTGATCGAGATGACCGGCATGGCCGCGGCGATGATCGCGTTTCTCGCGAGCCTGCTGGGTCACGTGCGCGGCGGGCTGTCCTATGTGCTGGTCGGCGCGATGTATCTGGTGTCGGGCATTTCGGGCTCGAAAGCCGCGGACATGGCGGCGGTCGCGCCCGTGTTGTTTCCCGAGATGAAAGCGCGCGGTGCGAAGCCGGGCGATCTGGTCGCGCTGCTGGCCGCGACCGGCGCGCAGACCGAGACGATTCCGCCGAGCCTCGTGCTGATTACGCTCGGTTCCGTGACGGGCGTGTCGATCTCCGCGCTTTTCACGGGTGGCATGCTGCCGGGCATCGTGCTGGCGATCACCTTGTGCATCGTGGTGCAGTGGCGTTACCGGCGCGAAGACATGTCGGGCGTCAAGCGTGCGACGGGCGTCGAGATTCTGCGAAAGTTCGTCATCGCGTTTCCTGCGATCGCCTTGCCGTTTGTGATTCGCGCGGCAGTGGTCGAAGGGATTGCAACGGCAACCGAAGTCTCGACCATCGGCATTGCGTATGCCGTGCTGGCGGGCTTGCTGATCTATCGCCGCTTCGAGTGGAAGCGGCTCAAGCCGATGCTGATCGATACCGCAACCTTGTCGGGCGCGATTCTGCTGATCATCGGCGCCGCGACGAGCATGGCGTGGGCGCTCACTCAATCGGGCTTCTCGGGACAACTCGCACAGACGCTCGGCGGTTTGCCGGGCGGCGCGGCGATGTTCATGGCCGCCTCCATCTGCGTGTTCGTGATTCTCGGCAGCGTGCTCGAAGGCATTCCGGCGATCGTGCTGTTCGGCCCGCTCATGTTCCCGATCGCGCGGCAGATGGGCATTCACGATGTGCACTACGCGATGGTGGTGATCCTGTCGATGGGCGTCGGCCTGTTCGCACCGCCCTTCGGTGTGGGCTATTACTCGGCCTGCGCGGTGAGCCGCATTCATCCCGACGAAGGGATGAAACCGATTCTTGGCTACATCGCCGCGTTGATGGCCGGGCTGATCATCGTCGCGGCGGTGCCGTGGATTTCGACAGGCTTCCTGCATTGA
- the tkt gene encoding transketolase, protein MSTTEAQPAAPIASNTPSTSLFAAATQTPSPQQASRLPLADAIRFLSIDSILRAGEGHQGVPLGMAEIATALFTRHLKFNPADPAWPDRDRFVLSNGHGSLLLYSLLYLTGYEAIGIDQLKTFRELGSHCAGHPEYDPAHGIEATTGPLGQGIANAFGMAIAEAYLAAKFGRALVDHYTYAFVGDGCLQEGIGQEMISLAGHLRLGKLILCWDDNQITDDGSTALSISEDVCARFRVAGWQVIEVDGHDLEAVSAALTIARADPRPSMIACKTVIGRGIVRLQGQRGGHSGKLFQADADAARAQLGWPHAPFHVPSDVLGAWREAGRRSSEEYNAWHARLAALPDAQCAEFERVMAGGLPEGWRDVLDDYRKRAVERDEPQPGITVSGEISDLFAPLLPERMVGCADLEAPTGHKRQLHAFTADDPSGAYVHCGVREHLMGAMANGMAAHGGIVATSVTYLAFSDYQRPAMRMAALMGLPVHYVFSHDSIGVGKNGPTHQPVEILASLRAMPNMRVLRPADAVEAAECWALALEHRRGPSTLVFARQALPLVRREHSAEPLSRRGAYVLAEAEGGARVVTLLATGSEVALALQARRRLQDEGIATAVVSMPCWEIFDEQSADYRAMVLGPNTVRVGIEAALRFGWDRYLGERGGFVGMTGFGASASAETLYEHFGITAEHVVAEAKRHL, encoded by the coding sequence ATGTCCACCACTGAAGCTCAGCCTGCCGCACCGATTGCTTCGAATACGCCGTCGACATCGTTATTTGCCGCAGCGACGCAAACGCCATCTCCACAGCAGGCGTCGCGATTGCCGCTGGCCGATGCGATCCGCTTCCTCTCCATCGATTCAATTCTGCGTGCGGGTGAAGGCCATCAGGGCGTGCCGCTCGGCATGGCCGAGATCGCGACAGCGTTGTTCACCCGGCATCTGAAATTCAACCCTGCCGATCCCGCCTGGCCCGACCGCGACCGCTTCGTGCTGTCCAATGGACACGGTTCGCTGCTGCTGTATTCGCTGCTCTATCTGACGGGCTATGAGGCAATCGGGATTGATCAGCTCAAGACCTTCCGCGAACTCGGTTCGCATTGCGCGGGACATCCCGAATACGATCCGGCGCATGGCATCGAGGCGACCACCGGTCCGCTGGGGCAGGGCATTGCCAACGCGTTCGGCATGGCCATCGCCGAGGCGTATCTCGCGGCGAAATTCGGCCGTGCGCTCGTCGATCACTACACGTATGCGTTCGTGGGCGACGGTTGTCTGCAGGAAGGCATCGGCCAGGAAATGATCTCGCTGGCCGGCCATCTGCGGCTCGGCAAACTGATTCTCTGCTGGGATGACAACCAGATCACCGACGACGGCAGCACGGCACTCTCGATCAGCGAGGACGTCTGCGCGCGATTTCGTGTCGCCGGTTGGCAGGTGATCGAAGTCGACGGTCACGATCTCGAAGCGGTCTCTGCGGCGTTGACGATTGCGCGCGCCGATCCGCGGCCGTCGATGATCGCGTGCAAGACGGTCATCGGCCGCGGTATCGTGCGCTTGCAAGGACAACGCGGCGGGCATAGCGGCAAGCTGTTTCAGGCGGATGCCGACGCGGCGCGTGCGCAACTCGGCTGGCCGCATGCCCCGTTCCACGTACCCTCCGACGTGCTGGGCGCATGGCGCGAGGCGGGCCGGCGCAGCAGTGAAGAATACAACGCGTGGCACGCACGCCTCGCCGCGTTACCGGACGCGCAGTGCGCCGAGTTCGAACGAGTGATGGCGGGCGGCTTGCCGGAAGGCTGGCGCGACGTGCTCGACGATTACCGCAAGCGTGCTGTGGAACGCGACGAGCCGCAGCCTGGCATCACCGTGTCCGGCGAGATCAGCGATCTGTTCGCGCCGCTACTGCCCGAACGCATGGTGGGTTGCGCCGATCTCGAAGCGCCCACGGGCCACAAACGCCAGTTGCACGCCTTCACCGCCGACGACCCCAGCGGCGCGTACGTCCACTGCGGGGTGCGCGAACATCTGATGGGCGCGATGGCCAACGGCATGGCTGCGCACGGCGGCATCGTCGCGACTAGCGTTACGTATCTGGCGTTCTCCGACTATCAGCGTCCGGCGATGCGCATGGCCGCGCTGATGGGCTTGCCGGTGCATTACGTGTTTAGCCACGACTCGATCGGCGTCGGCAAAAACGGGCCGACGCATCAGCCCGTCGAGATACTCGCCTCGTTACGCGCAATGCCGAATATGCGCGTGCTGCGTCCCGCGGATGCGGTGGAGGCCGCCGAGTGCTGGGCGCTCGCGCTCGAGCATCGGCGTGGTCCGAGCACGCTGGTTTTCGCAAGGCAGGCGTTGCCGCTGGTGCGCCGCGAGCATAGCGCCGAACCGCTATCGCGCCGCGGTGCCTATGTGCTGGCCGAAGCGGAAGGCGGCGCGCGTGTCGTGACCTTGCTCGCCACCGGCTCCGAGGTCGCGCTGGCCCTGCAGGCGCGCCGTCGATTGCAGGACGAGGGCATCGCGACCGCCGTGGTGTCGATGCCGTGTTGGGAAATCTTCGATGAACAGAGCGCCGACTATCGCGCCATGGTTCTGGGCCCGAACACGGTGCGCGTCGGTATCGAGGCGGCACTGCGTTTCGGTTGGGACCGCTATCTGGGCGAACGCGGTGGCTTTGTCGGGATGACGGGCTTCGGTGCGTCGGCTTCCGCGGAGACGTTGTACGAGCACTTCGGCATCACGGCTGAACACGTCGTGGCCGAAGCAAAGCGGCATCTATAA
- a CDS encoding D-2-hydroxyacid dehydrogenase, translated as MHKIAFLDRATLAPQIVLREPRFAHQLIEYENTAPEQVLQRLAGVSIAITNKVALTQDVLDQLPDLKLVAVAATGTDCVDKAACQRLGIAVCNIRGYAINTVPEHTFALILALRRNLIAYRDDVLAGEWQKSGQFCFFTHAIHDLAGARLGIIGEGVLGQRVAEIGKAFGMQPMFAAHKGRDGLGPLYTPWDEVLATSDIITVHSPLTPSTRNMLAMPEFRAMKRKPLIINTARGGLVDEGALMQALDEGLISGAGFDVTASEPPLADNPLMRAAGRKNVILTPHVAWASDEAQQSLADQLMDNIENFVNDAPSNLVQGAY; from the coding sequence ATGCATAAGATCGCTTTTCTCGACCGCGCCACACTCGCGCCGCAAATCGTGTTGCGCGAACCGCGCTTCGCTCATCAGCTGATCGAGTATGAAAACACCGCGCCTGAGCAGGTGTTGCAGCGGCTCGCCGGTGTGTCGATCGCGATCACCAACAAGGTGGCGTTGACGCAAGACGTGCTCGATCAATTGCCCGATCTGAAGCTTGTCGCCGTCGCCGCCACGGGCACCGATTGCGTCGACAAGGCGGCTTGCCAGCGGCTCGGCATTGCCGTGTGCAATATTCGCGGCTATGCGATCAACACCGTGCCCGAGCACACCTTCGCACTGATTCTCGCGCTGCGGCGCAATCTGATCGCCTATCGGGATGACGTGCTCGCCGGCGAGTGGCAGAAGTCCGGGCAGTTCTGTTTCTTCACGCACGCGATTCACGATCTGGCAGGGGCGCGTCTTGGCATCATCGGTGAAGGGGTGCTCGGTCAGCGTGTCGCGGAAATCGGCAAAGCCTTCGGCATGCAGCCGATGTTCGCCGCGCACAAGGGGCGCGACGGCCTGGGTCCGCTTTACACGCCGTGGGACGAGGTGCTCGCCACCAGCGACATCATCACCGTGCACAGCCCGCTCACACCGAGCACGCGGAATATGCTGGCCATGCCCGAGTTCCGCGCGATGAAAAGGAAGCCTTTGATCATCAACACGGCGCGCGGCGGCCTGGTCGACGAAGGTGCATTGATGCAGGCGCTCGACGAAGGTTTGATCAGCGGCGCGGGTTTCGATGTGACTGCAAGCGAACCGCCTCTTGCTGACAATCCGCTGATGCGTGCGGCCGGCCGGAAGAACGTCATTCTGACGCCGCATGTTGCATGGGCGTCGGACGAAGCACAGCAGAGTCTTGCCGATCAATTAATGGACAACATCGAAAACTTCGTCAACGATGCGCCGAGCAATCTGGTGCAAGGGGCGTATTGA
- a CDS encoding DUF3455 domain-containing protein → MLRKVSQAGFATVAASMLVACAMPSASPSNASIDPPQAERVMTLAASGVQNYSCEFDTQHRLGWVFKSPLATLYDASGHAAVKHGAGPSWEAEDGSRIVGHVLAQQPSETRASIPQLLLETHSTSGSGALSTVRYVQRVHTVGGLAPTAACSTEHESGSSPYLADYVFYR, encoded by the coding sequence ATGCTCAGGAAAGTTTCGCAAGCAGGCTTCGCAACCGTCGCCGCATCCATGCTGGTTGCGTGTGCCATGCCGTCCGCCAGTCCCTCGAATGCATCCATCGACCCACCCCAGGCCGAGCGCGTGATGACACTCGCTGCGTCCGGCGTACAGAACTATTCGTGCGAATTCGACACACAGCATCGTCTGGGATGGGTGTTCAAGAGCCCACTGGCAACGCTCTACGACGCGAGCGGCCACGCTGCGGTCAAGCACGGCGCGGGGCCTTCATGGGAAGCGGAAGATGGCAGCCGGATCGTCGGCCACGTGCTTGCGCAGCAGCCCAGCGAAACGCGAGCGAGCATTCCCCAGCTATTGCTCGAAACGCATAGCACGTCCGGTAGCGGCGCACTTTCAACCGTGCGGTATGTGCAGCGCGTGCATACCGTCGGCGGGTTGGCGCCGACGGCAGCGTGTTCCACAGAACATGAATCCGGCAGCTCGCCCTATCTCGCGGACTACGTGTTCTACCGGTAG
- a CDS encoding TAXI family TRAP transporter solute-binding subunit, which translates to MTPGRRRFLIAGAILLIAALGWGLWAMLEPAFRHTIVITTGADNGIYRGFADRYAPILKRDGIKLDIRGSSGSSENYQRLRDPDNEYEVGFVQSGTTSPKETDHLQTIAAVSYEPIWVFYRGESTVNRLAQLRGKRISIGIPGSGLLNVSQVLLGYSGITRDNTTLLEMDAVKSYQALENGQLDAAFFIGRPDAPMQTTLLNSNLKLMSFVQADALVQKFPSLSKVIFPRAATSIVNDLPQTDVTLLAATALLVAKDTLHPALVYLLLDAAKTVHGGEDYFTPLGVFPNLNTEDFPVSEESERYFKTGRPFLQRYLPFWLASFIERRLLILLPFMALLLGLLQALPRMAEARIKKRLVVWYREIKALEDEIWKTSHPTPDQIAQWRDEIEHIDAYANQIQMPQRYFQDVYALKQAIAVVRNRISRVADQAATGAA; encoded by the coding sequence ATGACACCGGGTCGCCGGCGGTTTCTCATCGCCGGCGCGATACTGCTGATAGCCGCGTTGGGTTGGGGCCTATGGGCCATGCTCGAGCCTGCCTTCCGGCACACCATCGTCATCACAACCGGCGCGGACAACGGGATCTATCGCGGCTTTGCAGATCGCTATGCGCCTATCCTGAAGCGTGACGGCATCAAGCTCGATATCCGCGGTTCGTCGGGTTCGAGCGAGAACTATCAGCGGCTGAGAGATCCGGACAACGAATACGAGGTGGGCTTTGTCCAGTCCGGCACCACCAGTCCGAAAGAAACCGACCACCTGCAGACGATCGCCGCTGTCTCCTATGAACCCATCTGGGTGTTCTACCGTGGCGAATCCACCGTCAACCGGCTGGCACAACTGCGTGGCAAGCGGATTTCAATCGGCATTCCCGGTAGCGGCCTGCTGAACGTCTCCCAGGTGTTGCTCGGCTACAGCGGCATCACGCGGGACAATACGACGCTGCTCGAAATGGACGCGGTCAAGTCCTATCAAGCCCTCGAAAACGGTCAACTGGATGCGGCTTTCTTCATCGGCAGGCCCGATGCGCCCATGCAGACAACACTGCTGAACAGCAATCTCAAGCTGATGAGTTTCGTGCAGGCCGATGCGCTGGTGCAGAAATTCCCGTCGCTATCCAAGGTTATTTTTCCGCGCGCCGCGACCAGCATCGTCAACGATCTGCCGCAAACCGACGTCACGCTGCTCGCCGCCACCGCGTTGCTCGTCGCCAAGGACACGCTGCATCCCGCGCTGGTCTACCTGTTGCTGGACGCGGCCAAAACCGTCCACGGCGGCGAAGATTACTTCACGCCGCTTGGCGTGTTTCCCAATCTGAATACCGAGGACTTTCCCGTTTCCGAAGAGAGTGAGCGTTACTTCAAAACGGGGCGCCCGTTCCTGCAGCGCTACCTGCCATTCTGGCTCGCCAGCTTCATCGAACGACGTCTGCTGATCCTGCTCCCCTTCATGGCTTTATTGCTCGGCCTGCTACAGGCGTTGCCGCGCATGGCGGAGGCACGCATAAAAAAACGCCTGGTGGTCTGGTATCGCGAGATCAAGGCGCTCGAAGACGAAATATGGAAAACCAGCCATCCAACGCCGGATCAGATTGCGCAATGGCGGGACGAGATCGAGCACATCGATGCGTACGCCAACCAGATCCAGATGCCGCAGCGTTATTTCCAGGACGTGTATGCACTCAAGCAGGCGATCGCGGTAGTCCGAAACCGGATCTCCCGCGTGGCAGACCAGGCTGCGACGGGCGCAGCATGA
- a CDS encoding response regulator has protein sequence MTTQILVVDDDVELLGSLADFLGREGMAVSVLHEVKSLGEHIERNPPDLIVLDQIMQGVNGLAALSTLRAAGNTVPVILASGPDDMDRIVGLEMGADDCIGKPFNPRELLARMRAVLRRRTLTASGAAREKQQVVGFGPFTLDLELRALTMENSRLTLSAGEFALLKIFVDHPMRTLTREQLLELLHGPKDDHTDRGVDVQVWRLRRILEADPSTPRFIQTVRSHGYVFVPDGAQSSSTH, from the coding sequence ATGACAACTCAAATACTGGTCGTTGACGACGATGTCGAACTACTCGGGTCGCTGGCCGACTTTCTCGGACGAGAGGGCATGGCGGTCTCCGTTTTGCACGAGGTGAAGTCGCTCGGCGAACACATCGAACGGAACCCGCCCGATCTGATCGTCCTCGACCAGATCATGCAAGGTGTGAATGGCCTCGCGGCGCTGAGCACGCTACGCGCCGCGGGCAACACCGTCCCCGTGATTCTGGCTTCGGGGCCCGACGACATGGACCGGATCGTCGGGCTCGAAATGGGCGCGGACGACTGCATCGGCAAACCCTTCAATCCTCGCGAACTGCTTGCGCGCATGCGCGCCGTGTTGCGGCGACGAACCTTGACCGCGTCGGGCGCCGCGCGCGAAAAACAACAGGTCGTCGGATTCGGCCCATTCACGCTGGATCTTGAGTTGCGCGCGCTCACAATGGAGAACAGCCGGCTCACGCTATCGGCGGGAGAATTCGCGCTGCTTAAGATCTTCGTCGATCACCCCATGCGCACGCTGACTCGTGAGCAATTGCTGGAATTGCTGCACGGCCCGAAAGACGATCATACCGACCGGGGTGTCGATGTCCAGGTGTGGCGCTTGCGCAGGATTCTCGAAGCGGACCCCTCCACGCCGCGGTTCATCCAGACCGTCCGCAGTCATGGTTATGTATTTGTGCCGGACGGCGCGCAATCGTCCTCGACGCACTGA
- the gcvA gene encoding transcriptional regulator GcvA, giving the protein MHPTRPLPPLLSLRAFEAAARRLSFSHAAQELFVTQSAISHQIQRLESDLGVALFERRTRAIELTPEGRAYYGKVHAAFELLRAGTSEVRAHAGERVTLTVGILASFATRWLAPRLHAFSAAHPGIDLQLRPEIALADVSGGEVDVAIRYGRGGWPGVRSQQLMPERLSLVCIPSLIEGKSRPRKPQDLLRFPLLASYSKHSFEWEVWAHRFGLDLTRAQRVQLHDYNIVVEAALAGQGIAMGRHRLIARQLASKALVEALPDAVLDDPRIGWWLVTPKGTLGGPTSAFRTWITQTAAQDSLDSTH; this is encoded by the coding sequence ATGCATCCCACTCGCCCATTACCGCCTCTTCTGTCCTTACGCGCTTTTGAAGCCGCCGCGAGGCGTCTGAGTTTCAGCCATGCGGCTCAGGAACTCTTCGTGACCCAAAGCGCCATCAGCCATCAGATCCAGAGGCTGGAATCCGACCTGGGCGTCGCATTGTTCGAGCGACGCACGCGCGCCATCGAGCTCACGCCGGAGGGAAGGGCGTACTACGGCAAGGTGCACGCGGCATTCGAACTTCTGCGAGCAGGCACGAGCGAGGTTCGCGCCCACGCCGGCGAGCGGGTCACGCTGACGGTCGGCATATTGGCGTCGTTTGCCACGCGCTGGCTGGCGCCGCGCTTGCATGCGTTCTCGGCTGCGCATCCCGGGATCGACCTGCAACTGCGACCCGAGATCGCGCTGGCCGACGTGTCCGGCGGCGAGGTCGACGTGGCGATCCGCTACGGCCGCGGCGGCTGGCCGGGCGTGCGGTCGCAGCAACTCATGCCTGAGCGTTTGTCGCTGGTTTGCATCCCGTCGCTCATCGAGGGAAAGAGCCGTCCGCGCAAGCCGCAGGACCTGCTGCGCTTTCCACTTCTGGCGTCGTATTCAAAGCATTCGTTCGAGTGGGAAGTCTGGGCGCACCGTTTCGGACTGGACCTGACCCGGGCGCAGCGCGTGCAGTTGCATGACTACAACATCGTTGTGGAAGCGGCCCTCGCGGGGCAGGGCATCGCCATGGGCCGCCATCGGCTGATTGCCCGGCAACTGGCGAGCAAAGCACTGGTCGAGGCGCTGCCCGATGCGGTGCTCGACGATCCTCGCATCGGTTGGTGGCTCGTCACACCGAAGGGGACGTTGGGCGGCCCAACGTCCGCTTTCCGCACGTGGATCACGCAGACAGCCGCGCAAGACTCGTTGGACAGCACGCATTAG